In the Flagellimonas sp. MMG031 genome, one interval contains:
- a CDS encoding 30S ribosomal protein S16, with protein MPVKIRLQRHGKKGKPFYWVVAADVRAKRDGKYLEKLGTYNPNTNPATINLDIDGTVKWLQNGAQPTDTARAILSYKGVLLKHHLLGGVRKGALTEEQAEEKFNAWVTEKENAIQAKKDGLSKAEAEARAKALEAEKEANEKRIAAAQPEEEVAEEAAEETTEAAAEETAAEAPAEEAPAAEEEAAKEE; from the coding sequence ATGCCAGTTAAAATTAGACTTCAGAGACACGGTAAAAAAGGTAAACCATTCTATTGGGTAGTTGCTGCAGATGTAAGAGCCAAAAGAGATGGTAAGTACTTGGAAAAATTGGGAACTTACAATCCAAACACCAATCCAGCTACCATTAACCTAGATATTGACGGAACTGTAAAATGGTTGCAAAATGGTGCGCAGCCAACCGATACGGCCAGAGCAATTCTTTCTTACAAAGGTGTATTGTTGAAGCACCACTTGTTGGGCGGTGTTCGTAAAGGAGCATTGACCGAAGAGCAGGCTGAAGAAAAATTCAATGCTTGGGTAACCGAGAAAGAAAATGCCATCCAAGCCAAGAAAGATGGTTTGAGCAAAGCCGAAGCTGAAGCTCGGGCCAAAGCGTTGGAAGCTGAAAAAGAGGCAAACGAGAAGCGAATCGCTGCCGCACAACCTGAAGAGGAAGTAGCAGAGGAAGCTGCCGAAGAAACTACGGAAGCTGCTGCAGAGGAAACTGCTGCTGAAGCACCTGCCGAAGAAGCTCCTGCTGCCGAGGAAGAGGCTGCCAAAGAAGAATAG
- a CDS encoding PA2169 family four-helix-bundle protein produces the protein MKYTVEMSNKLNELLERTYDAEKGFKQAAEKVDNTTIKQFFMDSAKQRYNFGQELKTEIRSFGQAPEKGGSAKGTLHRSWIDFKSLFTQNNEEAMLEEVHRGEKEAIATYNDILHDKDFVLPPSTESLLMRHRNAIRETLETANIFETAVS, from the coding sequence ATGAAGTACACTGTAGAAATGTCGAACAAATTGAACGAACTTTTGGAAAGAACCTATGATGCTGAAAAAGGATTTAAACAAGCAGCTGAAAAGGTAGACAATACAACCATTAAACAATTTTTTATGGATAGCGCCAAGCAGCGCTACAATTTTGGCCAAGAGCTGAAAACGGAAATACGTTCCTTTGGACAAGCTCCTGAAAAAGGCGGAAGCGCAAAAGGAACTTTGCACCGATCTTGGATAGATTTTAAATCGCTGTTTACGCAAAACAATGAAGAAGCTATGCTGGAAGAAGTGCACCGCGGGGAGAAAGAGGCTATTGCCACTTATAACGATATCCTCCACGATAAAGACTTTGTGTTGCCACCATCCACCGAAAGCTTACTGATGCGTCATAGAAACGCCATCAGGGAGACCTTGGAGACGGCAAACATATTTGAAACAGCAGTATCGTAA
- a CDS encoding methyltransferase translates to MKPFQFKQFSIHQDRCAMKVGTDGVLLGAWASLDHQPATILDIGAGTGLIAMQLAQRSLAETIDAIELDDDAYEQCVANFEASPWGDRLFCYHAGFDEFVDEMDEPYDLIVSNPPFHSEDVASGDKARDKARQNNSLPFEELVQGSTQLLTEKGIFAVIIPFKEEQRFSALAEKVGLFPIRITRVQGNPETDFKRSLMEFSFKNSEPQIDSLIIETDRHQYTEAYIKLTQAFYLKM, encoded by the coding sequence ATGAAACCGTTCCAATTCAAACAATTTTCCATTCACCAAGATCGATGCGCCATGAAGGTGGGTACCGACGGTGTTTTGTTGGGAGCTTGGGCCTCTTTGGACCATCAGCCCGCAACTATTTTGGATATAGGTGCCGGAACGGGACTTATTGCCATGCAATTGGCCCAGCGTTCATTGGCTGAGACCATAGATGCCATAGAGTTGGATGATGATGCCTACGAACAATGCGTTGCCAATTTTGAGGCTTCACCCTGGGGAGACAGACTGTTCTGTTACCATGCAGGATTTGATGAATTTGTGGATGAAATGGACGAGCCTTACGATTTGATCGTTTCCAATCCACCCTTTCATTCGGAAGATGTTGCCAGTGGGGATAAGGCTCGGGATAAAGCTCGCCAGAACAATTCGTTGCCGTTCGAGGAATTGGTGCAGGGCTCGACCCAGTTGTTGACGGAGAAAGGGATTTTCGCTGTAATCATTCCTTTTAAGGAAGAACAGCGCTTTTCTGCATTGGCCGAAAAGGTTGGTTTGTTCCCAATTCGAATCACAAGAGTGCAAGGAAATCCAGAGACCGATTTTAAAAGAAGTTTGATGGAATTTAGCTTTAAAAATTCCGAACCTCAGATAGATTCCCTGATCATTGAAACCGACAGACACCAATATACCGAAGCATACATCAAATTGACCCAAGCATTTTATTTGAAAATGTAA
- a CDS encoding DUF58 domain-containing protein: protein MDVRSELSKAYLFQNLELLAHQIVEGFISGIHKSPFHGFSAEFAEHKIYNPGQSTKHIDWKLFARTDRLYTKRFEDETNLRCHMILDNSTSMYYPEVKDYALDNLNKIGFGVLSIAALMQVLKKQRDAVGLSIYSDSYEFHASEKNSERHFQMLYSKLNEVVAHKKQSQTTKTYTFLHQIAEKIHRRSLLFLFTDMFQTETEEEKLFEALRHLKYNKHSVVLFHLLDHEHELRFDFDNAPKRFVDVETGAHIDVYADSIKKAYSEKVSEYQKELQMKCAQYQIKYVGVDVRSDFSQVLNSFMIERQKFG from the coding sequence ATGGACGTACGGTCGGAACTTAGCAAAGCATATCTCTTCCAAAATTTGGAGCTTTTGGCCCATCAGATTGTGGAGGGCTTTATCAGTGGTATCCACAAAAGTCCTTTCCATGGCTTTTCTGCCGAGTTTGCGGAGCACAAGATTTACAATCCTGGACAGAGCACCAAACACATTGATTGGAAACTGTTCGCCCGAACTGACCGTTTGTACACCAAACGTTTTGAGGATGAGACCAATCTGCGCTGCCACATGATTCTGGACAACTCCACATCGATGTATTACCCCGAGGTAAAGGATTATGCGCTGGACAATCTCAACAAAATCGGTTTTGGTGTGCTATCCATTGCTGCGTTGATGCAGGTATTAAAAAAACAGCGTGATGCGGTGGGTCTAAGTATTTATTCGGATAGCTATGAGTTCCATGCCTCGGAAAAGAACAGTGAACGGCACTTTCAAATGCTGTATTCCAAATTGAATGAAGTGGTTGCCCATAAAAAACAAAGCCAAACCACCAAAACCTACACCTTTCTCCATCAGATAGCGGAAAAGATACATCGACGAAGTCTACTATTTCTGTTCACGGACATGTTCCAGACAGAAACCGAAGAAGAAAAGCTCTTTGAAGCTTTGCGCCATTTAAAATACAACAAGCATTCGGTGGTACTCTTTCACTTATTGGACCACGAACACGAGCTTCGCTTTGATTTTGACAATGCCCCCAAACGGTTTGTGGATGTGGAAACGGGTGCCCACATCGATGTATATGCCGATTCCATTAAAAAGGCCTACTCGGAAAAAGTGTCCGAATACCAAAAGGAGCTCCAGATGAAATGCGCGCAATATCAAATAAAATATGTGGGGGTGGATGTTCGTTCTGACTTCTCACAAGTGTTGAATTCCTTTATGATAGAGCGGCAAAAATTTGGCTAA
- the dnaE gene encoding DNA polymerase III subunit alpha has translation MYLIFDTETTGLPKRWDAPITDTDNWPRCVQIAWQLHDELGNLIEHQDFLVKPEGFNIPYESEQIHGISTALAEEKGSPLNEVLEAFNHALQQTKFVVGQNVGFDINIMGCEFHREGLESPLTSLPVLDTCTEHTAELCKIPGGRGGKFKLPTLTELHEFLFGEPFAEAHNATADVEATTRCFLELVRKKQYSHQELDVQPDYFERFSEANPQEIELIGLKHINLKAASKEIADALWAEDTGGVSDEEIQENVETLEDEPFVHLHNHSQFSVLQSTINIKDLVKATANHGMPAVALTDHANMMGAFHFVKEVMAHNKAVKAKNEELIANGERPTEKEITPIVGCEFYVCEDHTNKNVKDYGHQIVLLAKNKKGYHNLAKMSSIAYTNGFYYVPRIDKKVIEEYKEDVIALTGNLYGEVPNKILNVGEKQAEEALLWWKEQFGDDFYIEIMRHGQEDEDRVNQVLVRMAKDHNIKLVATNNTYYCDKKDAEAHDILLCVKDGEKQSTPIGRGRGYRYGLPNQEYYFKSSDEMKELFKDLPEAILNIKEIVDKVEPYDLASDILLPKFSIPEEFKDPQDDIDGGNRGENAYLRHITYKGAEKRYGELTDEIRERIDFELEIIKNSGYPGYFLIVEDFIREARNMDVSVGPGRGSAAGSVVAYCLTITNIDPMKYDLLFERFLNPDRVSMPDIDIDFDDEGRSRVMDYVINKYGANQVAQIITYGTMAAKSSIRDTARVLDLPLGDADRIAKLIPNMSKLNKIFGVDEADLKKKFRSEELEKVHELLNIAETDDLEGQTVKMARVLEGSLRNTGIHACGVIITPDDITNFVPVSVAKDSDLYVTQFDNSVVESAGLLKMDFLGLKTLTLIKDTVKIVKARTGIDLVPDDFPLDDEKTYELFQRGDTVGIFQYESPGMQKHMKNLKPTVFDDLIAMNALYRPGPMEYIPSFIARKHGEEEITYDLPEMEEYLKETYGITVYQEQVMLLSQKLAGFSKGDADVLRKAMGKKIFALLEKLKPQFLDGGEKNGHPRDVLEKIWKDWEAFASYAFNKSHSTCYAYIAYQTAYLKAHYPAEYMAAVLSNNMNDIKQVTFFMEECKRMGLEVLGPDVNESYYKFAVNKDNAVRFGMGAIKGVGRSAVETIVENRKKDGPYRSIFDLAKRVDLRAANKKAFENLALAGGFDSFGDTHRAQYFHDDGDGISFLEKAVKYGSKFQENQNSSQVSLFGEASEVQIPEPIVPPCEEWGTMEKLRREKEVVGIYISGHPLDDFKKEIKAFCKNTVSDFSRLEEHVNRELTVAGVITDVQHRVSKNGKGWGLFTLEDYNDSYELRIFGEEYLKFRHFLMINSFVHVRAFVREGWVNRETGKKGEPRLQFNDFKQLQDVMDAFAKKLTIKLNIDRLQEQRIQTLKDTLRMHKGDHPISFIIYEMQEEIKLKLSSRKQKVKINSELLSELEAHEIHYKLN, from the coding sequence ATGTATTTGATCTTTGATACGGAGACCACAGGTTTGCCCAAACGCTGGGATGCCCCCATTACCGATACTGACAACTGGCCAAGATGTGTGCAAATAGCATGGCAGTTGCACGATGAACTCGGTAATTTAATAGAACACCAAGACTTTTTGGTGAAACCCGAAGGGTTCAACATTCCCTACGAATCAGAACAGATACATGGTATTTCTACCGCTTTGGCCGAAGAAAAGGGCTCCCCCTTAAACGAGGTTTTGGAGGCTTTCAATCACGCGCTCCAGCAAACCAAGTTCGTAGTGGGCCAAAATGTGGGATTCGACATTAATATAATGGGTTGTGAATTCCATCGCGAAGGATTGGAAAGTCCACTAACTTCCCTTCCTGTTCTGGACACCTGTACCGAACATACCGCGGAACTTTGTAAGATTCCTGGAGGACGCGGCGGTAAATTCAAATTGCCGACCCTTACTGAACTCCATGAGTTTTTATTCGGGGAACCTTTTGCCGAAGCGCATAATGCAACGGCCGACGTGGAAGCAACGACCCGTTGCTTTTTGGAATTGGTCCGAAAAAAACAGTACTCCCACCAAGAGCTCGACGTTCAGCCAGATTATTTTGAGCGGTTCTCGGAGGCCAATCCACAGGAAATCGAACTCATCGGTTTAAAGCACATCAACCTAAAGGCCGCATCAAAAGAAATTGCCGATGCCCTTTGGGCAGAGGATACGGGTGGCGTTTCCGACGAGGAAATACAAGAAAATGTGGAAACATTGGAAGACGAACCCTTTGTTCATCTGCACAACCATTCCCAATTCTCGGTGCTCCAATCCACCATCAACATCAAAGATTTGGTCAAGGCCACGGCCAATCATGGCATGCCCGCCGTTGCCCTTACCGACCACGCCAATATGATGGGGGCCTTTCACTTTGTGAAAGAAGTGATGGCGCACAACAAGGCGGTAAAAGCCAAAAATGAAGAACTTATTGCCAATGGCGAGCGGCCCACCGAAAAAGAGATCACGCCCATTGTGGGTTGCGAATTCTACGTTTGTGAGGACCACACCAATAAAAATGTAAAGGACTACGGGCATCAGATTGTGTTGTTGGCCAAAAACAAAAAAGGATATCACAATTTGGCCAAAATGTCCTCCATAGCCTATACCAATGGTTTTTATTATGTACCTAGAATCGACAAAAAGGTCATAGAGGAATACAAGGAAGATGTAATTGCACTTACCGGAAACCTGTATGGCGAAGTACCCAACAAAATTCTCAATGTTGGGGAAAAACAGGCGGAAGAAGCCCTTTTGTGGTGGAAAGAGCAATTTGGGGATGATTTTTACATCGAAATCATGCGCCACGGTCAGGAAGACGAGGACAGGGTGAACCAAGTGCTGGTGCGCATGGCCAAAGACCATAACATTAAGCTGGTGGCCACGAACAACACCTATTATTGCGACAAAAAAGACGCCGAGGCCCACGATATTCTACTCTGTGTAAAGGACGGTGAAAAGCAATCCACTCCCATCGGCCGTGGAAGGGGGTACCGTTACGGGCTACCCAACCAAGAGTACTATTTTAAGTCATCCGATGAGATGAAGGAACTCTTCAAGGACCTACCAGAAGCCATTCTCAACATCAAGGAAATTGTGGACAAGGTGGAGCCCTATGACCTTGCGAGCGATATCTTGCTACCCAAATTCAGTATTCCGGAGGAATTTAAAGACCCTCAAGACGACATTGACGGGGGCAATCGAGGCGAGAATGCCTATTTGCGGCACATTACCTACAAAGGTGCCGAAAAGCGGTACGGGGAACTCACCGACGAAATTAGAGAACGGATAGACTTTGAATTGGAAATCATCAAAAATTCGGGATACCCCGGGTATTTTTTGATTGTAGAGGACTTTATCCGCGAAGCAAGGAATATGGACGTATCCGTGGGACCGGGAAGGGGTTCTGCAGCGGGTTCGGTAGTGGCGTACTGTCTGACGATTACCAATATCGACCCGATGAAGTACGACCTCCTTTTTGAGCGTTTCCTGAATCCGGACAGGGTATCCATGCCCGATATCGATATTGATTTTGATGATGAGGGCCGTAGCCGGGTCATGGATTATGTGATCAACAAATACGGAGCCAACCAAGTGGCGCAGATTATTACGTACGGTACCATGGCGGCCAAATCGTCCATTCGCGATACTGCACGTGTTTTGGACCTGCCTTTAGGTGATGCCGACCGTATTGCGAAGTTGATTCCCAACATGTCCAAACTCAATAAAATTTTTGGGGTGGACGAAGCAGATTTAAAGAAGAAATTCCGGTCTGAAGAACTGGAAAAAGTCCACGAGCTACTCAACATTGCAGAAACCGACGATTTGGAGGGTCAGACCGTAAAAATGGCCCGTGTGCTCGAAGGTTCGCTGCGAAATACGGGAATCCACGCCTGTGGGGTAATCATCACCCCGGACGATATTACCAATTTTGTGCCCGTATCCGTAGCCAAGGATTCCGATCTGTACGTTACCCAATTCGACAACTCTGTAGTAGAAAGCGCGGGACTGTTGAAAATGGATTTCTTGGGCCTTAAAACCTTGACCCTCATCAAGGACACGGTTAAGATTGTGAAGGCACGTACGGGAATTGATTTGGTACCCGATGATTTTCCGCTGGATGATGAAAAAACATACGAACTGTTCCAACGCGGTGATACGGTAGGGATATTCCAATACGAATCCCCCGGAATGCAAAAGCACATGAAAAACCTAAAGCCTACGGTTTTTGATGACCTCATCGCCATGAATGCCCTGTACCGCCCGGGACCCATGGAATACATTCCCAGCTTTATTGCCCGTAAGCACGGAGAGGAGGAGATTACCTACGACCTTCCCGAAATGGAGGAGTACTTAAAGGAAACCTACGGGATTACCGTTTACCAAGAGCAGGTGATGTTGCTTTCACAAAAATTGGCAGGTTTTTCCAAAGGTGATGCCGATGTTTTGCGAAAAGCCATGGGTAAAAAGATTTTTGCCCTGCTCGAAAAACTAAAGCCACAGTTCCTGGATGGCGGCGAAAAAAATGGCCATCCACGTGATGTGCTCGAAAAAATATGGAAGGACTGGGAAGCCTTTGCCTCCTACGCTTTCAACAAAAGTCACTCTACCTGCTACGCCTATATCGCGTACCAAACGGCCTATTTAAAGGCCCACTACCCTGCTGAATACATGGCCGCAGTGCTGTCCAACAACATGAACGACATTAAGCAGGTCACCTTTTTCATGGAGGAATGTAAACGTATGGGGCTTGAGGTTTTGGGTCCGGACGTGAACGAATCCTACTATAAATTCGCCGTAAACAAAGATAATGCGGTGCGATTTGGCATGGGTGCCATTAAAGGTGTGGGGCGTTCGGCCGTCGAGACCATTGTGGAAAACCGTAAAAAGGACGGTCCTTACAGATCTATATTTGATTTGGCAAAGCGGGTGGACTTACGTGCCGCCAATAAAAAAGCGTTTGAGAACCTGGCCCTTGCCGGAGGGTTCGATTCCTTCGGAGATACACACCGGGCTCAGTACTTCCATGATGATGGCGATGGAATTTCCTTTTTGGAAAAAGCGGTAAAATACGGTTCCAAGTTTCAGGAGAACCAAAATTCATCGCAAGTAAGCCTTTTTGGAGAGGCCAGCGAGGTGCAGATTCCCGAACCCATTGTGCCGCCATGCGAGGAATGGGGCACTATGGAAAAATTACGTCGTGAAAAGGAAGTGGTCGGCATCTATATTTCGGGCCACCCCTTGGATGATTTCAAAAAAGAAATCAAGGCATTTTGCAAGAATACGGTATCGGATTTTTCACGTTTGGAGGAGCATGTGAACCGTGAACTTACGGTTGCCGGGGTTATTACCGACGTGCAGCACCGGGTCTCCAAAAACGGTAAAGGTTGGGGACTTTTCACCTTGGAAGATTATAACGACTCCTACGAATTGCGCATTTTTGGCGAAGAGTACTTAAAGTTCCGTCATTTTTTAATGATCAATTCCTTTGTGCATGTGAGGGCCTTTGTTCGCGAAGGTTGGGTCAACCGGGAAACAGGCAAAAAGGGTGAGCCTCGGCTTCAATTCAACGATTTTAAACAGCTTCAGGACGTTATGGATGCCTTTGCCAAGAAACTGACCATCAAACTGAACATAGACCGTTTGCAAGAGCAACGTATTCAAACCTTAAAAGACACCCTGAGAATGCACAAGGGAGACCATCCGATAAGTTTCATCATTTATGAAATGCAGGAGGAAATCAAGCTTAAATTGTCGAGCCGAAAACAGAAAGTGAAGATCAATAGTGAGTTGCTTTCCGAACTGGAGGCCCATGAAATCCATTACAAGCTGAACTGA
- the rimM gene encoding ribosome maturation factor RimM (Essential for efficient processing of 16S rRNA) yields MRKEDCFYLGKVVSKYSFKGEVLVKLDTDEPEIYENMESVLVSLGNNLIPFFIDRCRLHKSNLLRIDFEEVKDEPSADKLIGSELYLPLTMLPKLSGNKFYYHEVIGFTLMDEVHGDIGVIASVNDNASQDLFEVKKGDKELFIPITDEIITKVDRENKSIHVRTPEGLVELYLS; encoded by the coding sequence ATGCGCAAGGAAGACTGCTTCTACCTGGGCAAAGTCGTTTCAAAATATAGTTTTAAGGGCGAGGTATTGGTCAAATTGGATACCGACGAGCCCGAAATCTACGAGAATATGGAATCAGTTCTTGTTTCGTTGGGAAACAACCTGATTCCATTTTTTATTGATAGATGTCGATTGCACAAATCCAACCTGTTGCGTATCGATTTCGAAGAGGTAAAGGACGAGCCTTCGGCAGATAAGTTGATCGGGTCTGAACTGTACCTTCCCTTGACGATGTTGCCCAAACTTAGCGGCAATAAGTTTTACTACCACGAGGTCATTGGCTTTACGCTGATGGATGAGGTTCATGGAGATATCGGGGTTATTGCTTCCGTAAACGACAATGCTTCCCAGGACTTATTTGAAGTTAAAAAAGGGGACAAAGAACTTTTCATTCCCATCACCGATGAGATCATCACCAAAGTAGATCGGGAAAATAAGTCTATCCATGTAAGGACACCCGAAGGTTTGGTGGAGTTGTATCTGAGCTAG
- a CDS encoding acyl-CoA dehydrogenase family protein — MKPDLFEAPDYYNLDDLLSEEHKLVRDSARQWVKRDISPIIEDYAQRAEFPKQIIGGLAEIGAFGPYIPEEYGGAGLDQISYGLIMQEIERGDSGVRSTASVQSSLVMYPIFAYGTEEQRKKYLPKLATGEWMGCFGLTEPNHGSNPGGMETKFKDAGDHYVLNGAKLWISNSPFADVAVVWAKNEEGRIHGLIVERGMEGFSTPETHNKWSLRASATGELIFDNVKVPKENLLPGKNGLGAPLGCLDSARYGIAWGAIGAAMDCYDTALRYAKEREQFGKPIAAYQLQQKKLAEMITEITKAQLLAFRLGQLKNEGRASTAQISMAKRNNVEMAIKIAREARQVLGGMGITGEYSIMRHMMNLESVITYEGTHDIHLLITGADITGIQAFK; from the coding sequence ATGAAGCCCGACTTATTTGAAGCTCCAGATTACTACAACTTAGATGATTTACTTTCCGAGGAACATAAACTGGTCCGCGATTCTGCCCGCCAATGGGTAAAGCGCGATATATCCCCCATTATTGAGGACTATGCCCAAAGGGCGGAATTTCCCAAACAGATTATTGGTGGATTGGCCGAAATCGGGGCTTTTGGTCCCTACATCCCCGAAGAATACGGTGGAGCAGGTTTGGACCAAATCAGTTATGGATTGATCATGCAGGAGATAGAACGTGGCGATAGTGGGGTTCGTTCCACAGCTTCCGTGCAATCCTCATTGGTCATGTACCCCATATTTGCCTATGGTACCGAAGAACAACGAAAAAAATATTTGCCCAAGTTGGCAACTGGGGAATGGATGGGCTGTTTTGGCCTCACCGAACCCAACCATGGTTCCAATCCCGGGGGAATGGAAACCAAGTTTAAGGACGCTGGCGACCATTATGTGCTCAACGGTGCCAAACTTTGGATTTCCAATTCACCATTCGCCGATGTGGCCGTAGTTTGGGCCAAAAATGAGGAAGGTCGGATTCATGGATTAATTGTGGAACGGGGAATGGAAGGTTTTTCAACACCGGAGACACATAACAAATGGTCGCTACGTGCTTCTGCCACAGGCGAACTTATTTTTGACAATGTAAAAGTGCCCAAAGAAAATCTCTTGCCAGGTAAAAATGGTCTGGGAGCGCCGCTGGGCTGTTTGGACTCTGCCCGCTATGGCATTGCTTGGGGAGCGATTGGTGCCGCTATGGATTGCTATGATACGGCTTTGCGCTATGCCAAGGAACGCGAACAGTTCGGGAAACCGATTGCGGCGTATCAGCTTCAGCAAAAAAAATTGGCCGAAATGATTACCGAAATCACTAAAGCGCAATTATTGGCATTTCGTTTGGGACAGCTCAAAAACGAAGGCAGGGCATCCACGGCACAAATTTCCATGGCCAAGCGGAACAATGTGGAAATGGCCATCAAAATTGCTCGTGAGGCAAGACAGGTTTTGGGTGGAATGGGCATCACTGGGGAGTACAGCATCATGCGCCACATGATGAACTTGGAAAGTGTGATTACTTACGAAGGTACGCACGATATCCATTTGTTGATCACCGGTGCAGATATTACGGGGATTCAAGCCTTCAAATAA
- a CDS encoding outer membrane beta-barrel protein, producing MKKIIFAFLLMLAVVQVQAQEKNKFRVGLDAGYTIPDGGGGVLIAIEPKYNIADNMSIGLRYESAAMAKNVTSDGFSIEGSLAASGTISGTFDYYFNSGSSSFAPFMGAGVGYSSLANIGFDELGPDSEEFELDGKFGGLIRAGFELGKLRLAASYNLIGKSDLGEGVEVKNSYLGISLGFYLGGGKWKK from the coding sequence ATGAAGAAAATCATTTTTGCATTCCTACTTATGCTAGCTGTAGTTCAGGTACAAGCACAAGAAAAAAACAAATTCCGAGTAGGCCTTGATGCTGGATACACTATTCCAGATGGTGGTGGTGGCGTCCTAATTGCCATTGAACCAAAGTACAATATCGCTGACAATATGAGTATTGGTCTAAGGTATGAATCCGCAGCAATGGCTAAGAATGTAACCTCAGATGGTTTCTCCATTGAGGGTAGTTTGGCAGCAAGTGGAACCATCTCTGGAACATTTGATTACTATTTTAACTCAGGAAGCTCATCCTTTGCCCCTTTTATGGGAGCAGGTGTAGGTTACAGCTCTTTGGCTAATATTGGCTTTGATGAACTAGGACCGGATAGCGAAGAATTTGAGCTTGATGGAAAGTTTGGTGGATTAATCCGTGCTGGTTTTGAACTTGGCAAATTGCGTTTGGCTGCAAGCTATAATCTTATTGGCAAGTCTGACTTGGGAGAAGGCGTAGAAGTTAAAAACTCCTATCTGGGCATATCACTTGGTTTCTACCTAGGTGGCGGCAAGTGGAAAAAGTAA
- the trxA gene encoding thioredoxin, producing the protein MALEITDATFDEVVLKSDKPVLVDFWAAWCGPCRMVGPIIEEVGQEYEGKAVVGKVDVDANQQFAAKYGVRNIPTVLVFKDGEVVNRQVGVSPKKVYTDAIDAAL; encoded by the coding sequence ATGGCACTAGAAATAACAGATGCAACTTTTGACGAAGTAGTTTTAAAAAGTGACAAGCCTGTCCTAGTTGACTTTTGGGCAGCATGGTGCGGGCCTTGTAGAATGGTAGGTCCGATCATTGAAGAAGTTGGACAGGAATACGAGGGCAAAGCTGTTGTAGGTAAGGTAGATGTTGATGCAAACCAACAGTTTGCGGCCAAATACGGCGTTCGTAACATCCCTACCGTATTGGTATTTAAAGATGGTGAGGTAGTGAACCGTCAAGTAGGCGTATCTCCCAAGAAAGTGTACACGGATGCAATCGATGCAGCGTTGTAA